The Agromyces mangrovi genome contains a region encoding:
- a CDS encoding ABC transporter ATP-binding protein produces MTEKAYSEVGAAVDGQRPVRSILRLLDLHRKRVILAVGAFAIKDTPLWFLPVITAAIIDVVVAGGPLSTLAIWAAVAVVLLLQNYPFHVLYIRLFMSSVRSIGADLRNALAARLQALSIGFHSRSNSAVVQTKVVRDAENIEVMLQQVGQPLLSAIMVLVGAVTMTAITVPAFLPVYALTIPLAVLLRQMLKRRSFQRNEDFRREVEGFSARVGEMATLLPITRAHGLEQTAVSRIATGAEGVRTAGYRLDVLNGRFGSISWVSLQLLGVVCLVLAAWISISGWLPISAGEVVLLSSYFTLLTGAATNMLMLLPIIARGTESVRSIAEVLQEPDLERNEGKRPVASVTGAIALDRVSFRYDDADAPALADIDLAIAPGETVAFVGSSGSGKSTMLNLVLGFLRPTRGRVLLDGQDMDELDLRTYRQSVSVVPQDSVLFEGTIRDNIAYGLGDIGDERILAALRDANALEIVEMLPQGWDTVVGERGARLSGGQRQRLSIARALVRDPRVLLLDEATSALDPESEAKIQVALGRLMHGRTTLVVAHRLSTIRSADRIVVLERGRIVEVGSHDELLALDGRYAELHRVQSR; encoded by the coding sequence ATGACCGAGAAAGCGTATTCCGAAGTGGGGGCGGCCGTCGACGGGCAACGCCCCGTCCGCAGCATCCTGCGACTGCTCGACCTGCACCGCAAGCGGGTGATCCTCGCGGTCGGCGCCTTCGCGATCAAGGACACCCCGCTCTGGTTCCTGCCCGTGATCACCGCGGCCATCATCGACGTGGTCGTCGCCGGCGGCCCGCTGTCGACCCTCGCGATCTGGGCCGCGGTGGCCGTCGTGCTGCTGCTGCAGAACTACCCGTTCCACGTGCTCTACATCCGCCTGTTCATGAGCTCGGTGCGCTCGATCGGCGCCGACCTGCGCAACGCGCTCGCAGCTCGCCTGCAGGCGCTGTCGATCGGCTTCCACTCGCGGTCGAACTCGGCGGTCGTGCAGACCAAGGTCGTGCGCGACGCCGAGAACATCGAGGTCATGCTGCAGCAGGTCGGCCAGCCGCTGCTGTCGGCGATCATGGTGCTCGTCGGCGCGGTCACCATGACCGCCATCACCGTGCCCGCGTTCCTGCCCGTCTACGCGCTGACCATCCCGCTCGCGGTGCTGCTGCGGCAGATGCTGAAGCGCCGCTCGTTCCAGCGCAACGAGGACTTCCGGCGCGAGGTCGAGGGGTTCTCCGCCCGCGTCGGCGAGATGGCGACGCTGCTGCCCATCACCCGCGCGCACGGGCTCGAGCAGACCGCCGTCAGCCGTATCGCGACCGGTGCCGAGGGGGTGCGCACCGCCGGCTACCGCCTCGACGTGCTGAACGGCCGGTTCGGATCCATCTCGTGGGTGAGCCTCCAGCTGCTCGGCGTGGTCTGCCTCGTGCTCGCGGCGTGGATCTCGATCTCCGGCTGGCTGCCGATCTCGGCCGGCGAGGTCGTGCTGCTGTCGTCGTACTTCACCCTGCTCACCGGCGCGGCCACCAACATGCTCATGCTGCTGCCGATCATCGCCCGCGGCACCGAGTCGGTGCGCTCGATCGCCGAGGTGCTGCAGGAGCCCGACCTCGAGCGCAACGAGGGCAAGCGCCCCGTGGCATCCGTCACCGGCGCCATCGCGCTCGACCGGGTCTCGTTCCGATACGACGACGCGGATGCCCCGGCGCTGGCCGACATCGACCTCGCGATCGCCCCCGGCGAGACCGTCGCCTTCGTCGGCTCGTCGGGGTCGGGCAAGTCGACCATGCTGAACCTCGTGCTCGGGTTCCTCCGGCCCACGAGGGGCCGCGTGCTGCTCGACGGGCAGGACATGGACGAGCTCGACCTGCGCACCTATCGACAGTCGGTGTCGGTCGTGCCGCAGGACTCGGTGCTGTTCGAGGGCACGATCCGCGACAACATCGCCTACGGGCTCGGCGACATCGGCGACGAGCGCATCCTCGCCGCGCTGCGCGACGCGAACGCGCTTGAGATCGTCGAGATGCTGCCCCAGGGCTGGGACACCGTCGTCGGCGAACGCGGCGCCCGGCTCTCCGGCGGGCAGCGCCAGCGACTCTCGATCGCGCGGGCGCTCGTGCGCGACCCGCGCGTGCTGCTGCTCGACGAGGCCACGAGCGCGCTCGACCCCGAGTCGGAGGCGAAGATCCAGGTCGCCCTCGGGCGGCTCATGCACGGGCGCACGACCCTCGTCGTCGCACACCGGCTCTCGACGATCCGCTCGGCCGACCGCATCGTCGTGCTCGAGCGCGGACGCATCGTGGAGGTCGGCTCGCACGACGAGCTGCTCGCGCTGGACGGGCGGTACGCCGAGCTGCACCGCGTGCAGTCGCGCTGA
- a CDS encoding FAD-dependent oxidoreductase: MTTPGAVPVPVLLVAAAPATRAVVCDELDRRYSSDYRIEPVAVDDAAARIAELRDAGDDLALVLADDPMHAEDGSTVFTIAKEAFPDVRRGLLMRWGGWADPTTAAQVRRLLSGVQIDTYVVVPRHSPDERFHRAIAEFLEEFARGADARHPGFTVIGDDAQPRTHALANLLLRGGVHHDRLAPDHPDAAKLLDDSDVAYSGVPLVRTADGRVLVDPSDAELAAAHGLETSLPDQVVDVAIVGAGPAGLAAAVYASSEGLDTLVLEGESVGGQAGSSSLIRNYLGFPRGVAGSDLAQRAYQQAWMFGARFAHARPVTGLDTSDPRRFALTVDAGPGAEPGVVHARSVILATGVSYRRLAVPSLEPFIGATVFYGVSAAEARAQTGRDVLIVGGGNSAGQAALHVARYARSVSLVVRGTSLADSMSQYLIEQLAAVGVEIRTESRIAAAHPDDEGRLAAIDLEHTGTGARTTVPAGAVFITIGARPRTDWVGDAVLRDRWGSIITGPDVVAEGGRRLWPYERQPSAHEASVPGIFAVGDVRRGSIKRVASAVGEGSVTVSAVHRHLGEFDAP; encoded by the coding sequence ATGACGACCCCGGGCGCCGTGCCCGTTCCCGTCCTGCTCGTCGCGGCGGCACCCGCGACACGCGCCGTCGTGTGCGACGAGCTGGACCGCCGCTACTCGTCCGACTACCGCATCGAACCGGTCGCGGTCGACGACGCGGCCGCCCGCATCGCCGAACTCCGCGACGCGGGCGACGACCTCGCGCTCGTGCTCGCCGACGACCCGATGCACGCCGAGGACGGCAGCACCGTCTTCACGATCGCGAAGGAGGCCTTCCCCGACGTGCGCCGCGGCCTGCTGATGCGGTGGGGCGGATGGGCCGACCCGACGACCGCCGCGCAGGTGCGACGCCTGCTCTCGGGCGTGCAGATCGACACCTACGTGGTGGTGCCCCGGCACAGCCCCGACGAGCGGTTCCACCGTGCGATCGCCGAGTTCCTCGAGGAGTTCGCGCGCGGTGCGGACGCGCGGCATCCGGGCTTCACCGTGATCGGCGACGACGCGCAGCCCCGCACGCACGCGCTGGCGAACCTGCTGCTGCGCGGCGGCGTGCACCACGACCGGCTCGCGCCCGACCATCCCGACGCGGCGAAGCTGCTCGACGACTCCGACGTGGCGTACTCGGGCGTGCCGCTGGTGCGCACAGCCGACGGGCGCGTGCTCGTCGACCCGAGCGACGCCGAGCTGGCGGCCGCGCACGGGCTCGAGACGAGCCTGCCCGACCAGGTCGTCGACGTCGCGATCGTGGGCGCCGGCCCCGCCGGGCTCGCCGCGGCCGTGTACGCCTCCTCGGAGGGCCTCGACACGCTCGTGCTCGAGGGCGAGTCGGTGGGCGGGCAGGCGGGGTCGAGCTCGCTCATCCGCAACTACCTCGGGTTCCCGCGCGGCGTCGCGGGTTCCGACCTCGCCCAGCGCGCGTACCAGCAGGCGTGGATGTTCGGCGCCCGGTTCGCGCACGCGCGCCCGGTGACGGGGCTCGACACGAGCGACCCGCGCCGGTTCGCGCTGACGGTCGATGCCGGCCCGGGCGCCGAGCCGGGCGTGGTGCACGCGCGCTCGGTGATCCTCGCGACGGGCGTCTCGTACCGCCGCCTGGCGGTGCCGTCGCTCGAGCCGTTCATCGGCGCGACCGTGTTCTACGGCGTCTCGGCCGCCGAGGCGCGCGCGCAGACGGGCCGCGACGTGCTCATCGTCGGCGGCGGCAATTCGGCCGGCCAGGCCGCACTGCACGTCGCCCGATACGCCCGGTCCGTGAGCCTGGTGGTGCGCGGCACGTCACTGGCCGACAGCATGTCGCAGTACCTCATCGAGCAGCTCGCGGCGGTGGGCGTGGAGATCCGCACCGAGTCGCGCATCGCTGCGGCGCACCCCGACGACGAGGGTCGCCTCGCGGCGATCGACCTCGAGCACACCGGCACCGGCGCGCGCACGACCGTGCCGGCCGGTGCGGTGTTCATCACGATCGGCGCCCGGCCCCGCACCGACTGGGTCGGCGACGCGGTGCTGCGCGACCGCTGGGGCTCGATCATCACGGGCCCCGACGTGGTCGCCGAGGGCGGGCGCCGCCTCTGGCCGTACGAGCGGCAGCCGTCGGCCCACGAGGCATCCGTGCCCGGGATCTTCGCGGTCGGCGACGTGCGGCGCGGGTCGATCAAGCGGGTCGCGTCGGCGGTCGGCGAGGGCTCGGTCACGGTCTCGGCGGTGCACCGGCACCTGGGCGAGTTCGACGCACCCTGA
- a CDS encoding ATP-binding protein, translating to MNPAPDGIRTPDQRLRVFVSSTLKELAPERRAARRAIEQLHLAPVMFELGARPHPPRDLYRAYLRQSDIFVGLYGDQYGWVAPDEQVSGLEDEYRLAPPDLPKLMYVRRSGTREPRLAEMLADMKDDDRTSYVYFDDADELGELVRTDLATLLAERFVHAAAAVRADDPPPPAAPLPTTRMPIIGREDELALVASLLARDDVRLVTLTGPGGIGKTRLSIDAARTAGERYDDGVVFVDLAAATDAPGVESALAAALGVRDAGDGPIREKVHVALGERRLLLVLDNVEQVVDGAADVLVPLLARAGRVTVLATSRILLRLRGEHAVEVGPLAVPDAVTDDPLEAAEHPAIALFTLRARAVKPDFELTDENTAAVIAICRALDGVPLAIELAAARVRLLTPADLLDRLDRSLAVLAGGARDLPARQRTMRSTIDWSTQLLTAPQRALLARLGVFAGPFSFEGAEWMADDVPDALVLDDLGALVDGSLVHQRERADHAAFRMLVVVREYAHELLAAEADDAVQRARERHADWVLRLADEAELALEGDAQLDWMQRLADATGDIRAAVRFLLDERRWEPVAELTWDLFVYWWIGGHLGEVRGWMDEVLDRAETLDDRTRAIALYFTRAIGFWQDETGDIAADLDESARLFRSVGEPSGEALALISSALAVLGAPQPDVARADGALATSLERFREAGDRWGEAMALVTLGRVAIFRQQVPDAMARFDESLTVSRRQDDRLGEEIALHHLGWADLLVGDPAGAGERFTQSLALAVELAHDEGIAYGLEGELAVAASTGRIARAGVLLGASEVVRERTGLYNAQSFSFHRPIVDGVRATAAGDLLERARLAGREMRVDDAVAIALEDRDPELPEESASTAPDAVGEASRDAPARRRRRPRADLHPRARGRDRALPGRRGGAALRVPRLDRRDLLVDRRAGAERDVPRVGVHRGHLVLPARPARGPLAPGAPRVPCRARVRHARGRRDLPALGSLPLRARLVHHVGRAVRHDAVPRRRGDAAAARAGPGDSRAARRRHSEGLADAAGRRRPRRDRHRAVALRRARPARRRVGVGAHAAHRAYRGHRADAAGDGQRVDAARRPLVGVPVGVPGAAREPRGHPARRRARLR from the coding sequence ATGAACCCGGCACCAGACGGGATTCGTACTCCCGACCAGCGCCTGCGCGTGTTCGTCAGCTCCACCCTCAAGGAACTCGCGCCCGAGCGTCGCGCTGCCCGCCGGGCCATCGAGCAGCTGCACCTCGCTCCGGTCATGTTCGAACTCGGCGCCCGCCCGCATCCGCCCCGCGACCTCTACCGGGCGTACCTGCGGCAGAGCGACATCTTCGTCGGGCTCTACGGCGACCAGTACGGCTGGGTCGCCCCCGACGAGCAGGTCTCCGGGCTCGAGGACGAGTACCGGCTCGCCCCGCCGGACCTGCCGAAGCTCATGTACGTGCGTCGCAGCGGCACGCGCGAACCGCGTCTGGCCGAGATGCTCGCCGACATGAAGGACGACGACCGCACCTCCTACGTGTACTTCGACGACGCCGACGAACTGGGCGAGCTCGTACGCACCGACCTCGCCACGCTGCTGGCCGAGCGGTTCGTGCACGCGGCCGCCGCGGTGCGCGCCGACGACCCGCCGCCGCCCGCCGCGCCGCTGCCGACGACCCGCATGCCGATCATCGGCCGGGAGGACGAGCTCGCGCTCGTCGCGTCGTTGCTGGCGCGCGACGACGTGCGCCTCGTCACGCTCACCGGTCCGGGCGGCATCGGCAAGACCCGACTCTCGATCGACGCGGCCCGAACGGCCGGGGAGCGGTACGACGACGGCGTCGTGTTCGTCGATCTCGCGGCCGCGACGGATGCCCCGGGCGTCGAGTCCGCGCTCGCCGCGGCGCTCGGCGTGCGCGATGCCGGCGACGGGCCGATCCGCGAGAAGGTGCACGTCGCGCTCGGCGAGCGACGACTGCTGCTCGTGCTCGACAACGTCGAGCAGGTGGTCGACGGGGCCGCCGACGTGCTCGTGCCGCTGCTCGCGCGGGCGGGGCGCGTGACCGTGCTCGCGACGAGCCGCATCCTGCTGCGCCTCCGCGGCGAGCACGCGGTCGAGGTCGGTCCGCTGGCGGTGCCCGACGCGGTCACCGACGACCCGCTGGAGGCGGCCGAGCACCCGGCGATCGCGCTGTTCACGCTGCGCGCCCGCGCCGTGAAGCCCGACTTCGAGCTCACCGACGAGAACACGGCGGCGGTCATCGCGATCTGCCGGGCCCTCGACGGCGTGCCGCTCGCGATCGAGCTCGCTGCCGCCCGCGTGCGGCTGCTCACCCCGGCCGACCTGCTCGACCGGCTCGACCGGAGCCTCGCGGTGCTCGCCGGTGGCGCGCGCGACCTGCCCGCCCGGCAGCGCACCATGCGCTCGACGATCGACTGGAGCACGCAGCTGCTCACCGCCCCGCAGCGGGCGCTCCTCGCCCGGCTCGGCGTGTTCGCCGGCCCGTTCTCGTTCGAGGGGGCCGAGTGGATGGCCGACGACGTGCCCGATGCGCTCGTGCTCGACGACCTGGGCGCCCTGGTCGATGGCAGCCTCGTGCACCAGCGGGAGCGCGCCGACCACGCCGCGTTCCGCATGCTGGTGGTGGTGCGCGAGTACGCGCACGAACTGCTCGCGGCCGAGGCCGACGACGCCGTGCAGCGCGCCCGCGAGCGCCACGCCGACTGGGTGCTCCGGCTCGCCGACGAGGCCGAGCTCGCGCTCGAGGGCGATGCCCAGCTCGACTGGATGCAGCGGCTCGCCGACGCGACCGGCGACATCCGCGCCGCCGTGCGGTTCCTGCTCGACGAGCGGCGGTGGGAGCCGGTCGCCGAGCTGACCTGGGACCTGTTCGTCTACTGGTGGATCGGCGGGCACCTCGGCGAGGTGCGCGGGTGGATGGACGAGGTGCTCGACCGCGCCGAGACGCTCGACGACCGCACCCGCGCCATCGCCCTCTACTTCACCCGCGCGATCGGCTTCTGGCAGGACGAGACGGGCGACATCGCCGCCGACCTCGACGAGAGCGCGCGCCTGTTCCGCTCGGTCGGCGAGCCGAGCGGCGAGGCGCTCGCGCTCATCTCCTCGGCACTCGCCGTGCTCGGGGCGCCGCAGCCCGACGTGGCGCGCGCCGACGGGGCGCTCGCCACGAGCCTCGAGCGGTTCCGCGAGGCGGGCGACCGCTGGGGCGAGGCGATGGCGCTCGTGACGCTCGGACGGGTCGCGATCTTCCGGCAGCAGGTGCCCGACGCGATGGCGCGCTTCGACGAGAGCCTCACGGTCTCGCGCCGGCAGGACGACCGGCTCGGCGAGGAGATCGCGTTGCACCACCTCGGCTGGGCCGACCTGCTCGTCGGCGACCCCGCCGGCGCGGGGGAGCGGTTCACGCAGAGCCTCGCGCTGGCCGTCGAGCTCGCCCACGACGAGGGCATCGCGTACGGCCTCGAGGGCGAGCTCGCGGTCGCCGCCTCGACCGGTCGCATCGCCCGGGCGGGCGTGCTGCTCGGGGCATCCGAGGTCGTGCGCGAACGCACCGGCCTGTACAACGCGCAGTCGTTCAGCTTCCACCGCCCGATCGTCGACGGTGTCCGCGCGACCGCGGCGGGCGACCTGCTCGAGCGGGCGCGGCTGGCCGGGCGGGAGATGCGCGTGGACGACGCCGTCGCGATCGCGCTGGAGGATCGCGACCCGGAGCTGCCCGAGGAATCCGCTTCGACCGCCCCCGACGCAGTCGGCGAGGCCTCCCGTGACGCCCCCGCCCGTCGTCGCCGACGACCGCGTGCTGACCTACACCCGCGTGCTCGCGGTCGTGATCGTGCCCTTCCTGGTCGTCGCGGCGGTGCTGCTCTACGTGTTCCCCGGCTCGACCGACGTGACCTTCTCGTGGACCGTCGTGCCGGCGCCGAGCGCGATGTTCCTCGCGTCGGCGTACATCGGGGGCATCTGGTTCTTCCTGCTCGTCCTGCGCGTGGGCCGCTGGCACCGGGTGCGCCACGGGTTCCCTGCCGTGCTCGTGTTCGCCACGCTCGCGGGCGTCGCGACCTTCCTGCACTGGGATCGCTTCCACTTCGGGCACGTCTCGTTCATCACGTGGGTCGTGCTGTACGTCACGACGCCGTTCCTCGTCGCCGCGGCGATGCTGCTGCAGCGCGGGCAGGACCCGGGGACTCCCGAGCAGCGCGACGTCGACATTCCGAGGGGCTGGCGGATGCTGCTGGTCGTCGTCGGCCTCGCCGCGACCGTCACCGGGCTGTTGCTCTTCGTCGTGCCCGACCTGCTCGTCGACGCGTGGGGGTGGGAGCTCACGCCGCTCACCGCGCGTATCGTGGGCACCGTGCTGACGCTGCCGGGGATGGTCAACGTGTGGATGCTGCGCGACGCCCGCTGGTCGGCGTACCGGTGGGTGTTCCAGGCGCAGCTCGTGAGCCTCGGGGCCATCCTGCTCGCCGTCGCGCTCGCCTCCGGTGA
- a CDS encoding PHP domain-containing protein, with protein MTPLAALEEIAFLLERDLASSYRTKAFRGAAAAIDGVSDEELRARAAEGSLKRIAGVGDRTAGVIAEALAGEVPEYLRDLREKLGQAVPDATGLHARLRGDLHSHSEWSDGTTPIATMARAADLVGLEYLVLTDHSPSLRVANGLSAERLAEQLDVVEALNASRAGDGGARVLSGIEVDILEDGSLDQTPAVLAHLDVVVASVHSKLRSERAVMTERMLRAIEHPFTNVLGHCTGQKVEGGRVRPPSEFDAEAVFAACAEHDVAVEINSRPERRDPPDELIALAIEAGCLFSIDSDGHAPGHLSFLGLGAARAEAAGVPEDRIVTTWPVERLLEWSRAGRTAA; from the coding sequence GTGACCCCGCTCGCCGCGCTCGAGGAGATCGCGTTCCTGCTGGAGCGCGACCTCGCCTCGTCGTATCGCACGAAGGCGTTCCGCGGTGCGGCCGCGGCGATCGACGGCGTCTCCGACGAGGAGCTGCGCGCGCGGGCGGCCGAGGGGTCGCTGAAGCGCATCGCCGGTGTCGGCGACCGGACGGCCGGCGTGATCGCCGAGGCGCTCGCCGGCGAGGTGCCCGAGTACCTGCGCGACCTGCGGGAGAAGCTGGGGCAGGCGGTGCCGGATGCCACGGGGCTGCACGCCCGCCTGCGCGGCGACCTGCACTCGCACAGCGAGTGGTCCGACGGCACGACGCCCATCGCCACGATGGCGCGCGCCGCCGACCTCGTCGGGCTCGAGTACCTCGTGCTGACCGACCACTCGCCGAGCCTGCGCGTCGCGAACGGGCTGTCGGCCGAGCGGCTGGCCGAGCAGCTCGACGTCGTGGAGGCGTTGAACGCTTCGCGCGCGGGCGACGGTGGTGCGCGGGTGCTCTCCGGCATCGAGGTCGACATCCTCGAGGACGGCTCGCTCGACCAGACCCCTGCGGTGCTCGCGCACCTCGACGTGGTCGTCGCGAGCGTGCACTCGAAGCTGCGCTCCGAGCGTGCGGTCATGACCGAGCGGATGCTGCGTGCCATCGAGCATCCGTTCACCAACGTGCTCGGGCACTGCACCGGCCAGAAGGTCGAGGGCGGCCGGGTGCGCCCGCCGTCGGAGTTCGACGCCGAGGCCGTGTTCGCCGCGTGCGCCGAGCACGACGTCGCGGTCGAGATCAACTCGCGGCCTGAGCGGCGCGACCCGCCCGACGAGCTGATCGCGCTCGCGATCGAGGCCGGATGCCTCTTCAGCATCGACTCCGACGGCCACGCACCCGGGCACCTGTCGTTCCTCGGCCTCGGGGCGGCGCGCGCCGAGGCGGCCGGCGTCCCCGAGGACCGCATCGTC